In a genomic window of Penaeus chinensis breed Huanghai No. 1 chromosome 30, ASM1920278v2, whole genome shotgun sequence:
- the LOC125041574 gene encoding protein bric-a-brac 2-like isoform X1, with translation MTDGMLSLSWNNHSTTFCHMLSALRHKDRYTDATLACEGKFYPVHKLVLSTCSQYFEEMFDHTLGKHPIVLLQDVKCDELEALLSYMYIGVVSVAQKDLSRLIKVAELLQIKGLAVPDEVQGDKNTHSNCRNARRSPQSRESVDPNDDRASPHPKRRKQDDTRSPSPREHFENHRAHSPRLSSYSKDGEENLDFNTSEDRSRRELYLEQVRGSESETEPLHHREPTANNSVPEEPNILSGVKLREQSATGNPSKDTSEDAIVIKEEVWEDPELSHNNSIDPSVTYSTASDSADPDSHDGVQEEHTGTSKEFSHPGVPAQVSQELPEVVVEALAGPSGMQEWLGSNDFAAGLASVENFSINGSPPLSEHPQALQMTGLFSGEPNSTSAGGAARGGGATSPYASFGSKVHSCPYCSYSTARKHHLDDHIRTHTGEKPFACPHCPYRCSKNINLKIHIRTHTGEKPYVCPKCPFRTAQKVNLVRHAFTHSK, from the exons ATGACGGATGGAATGCTATCTCTGTCATGGAACAACCACAGCACGACTTTCTGCCACATGCTTTCAGCCCTGAGACACAAG GACAGATACACAGATGCAACATTGGCCTGTGAAGGCAAATTCTACCCCGTGCACAAGCTTGTTCTCTCCACCTGCAGTCAGTATTTTGAGGAGATGTTTGACCACACACTTGGAAAGCACCCCATTGTCCTGCTGCAAGATGTTAAATGTGATGAATTAGAGGCACTGCTGAGTTACATGTATATTGGTGTTGTGAGTGTTGCACAGAAGGATCTCTCCCGTTTAATCAAGGTAGCTGAGCTGTTGCAGATTAAAGGTCTAGCTGTGCCAGATGAAGTACAGGGAGACAAGAATACACATTCTAATTGTAGAAATGCCAGACGAAGCCCCCAGTCAAGAGAGTCTGTTGATCCTAACGATGACAGAGCGAGTCCACACccaaagagaaggaaacaagatGACACTCGCTCACCATCGCCCAGGGAACACTTTGAAAACCACAGAGCACATTCACCCAGGTTATCCTCATATTCCAAAGATGGTGAAGAAAATTTAGATTTTAATACATCAGAAGATAGATCTAGAAGAGAGTTGTATCTAGAGCAAGTTAGAGGCAGTGAATCTGAGACAGAGCCCCTCCATCACAGGGAACCTACAGCCAATAATTCCGTGCCTGAAGAGCCAAACATCCTTTCAGGTGTGAAGTTACGAGAACAGTCAGCCACAGGGAATCCCTCAAAG GATACAAGTGAAGATGCTATAGTCATTAAAGAGGAAGTGTGGGAAGATCCCGAACTAAGTCACAACAACTCTATAGACCCAAGTGTCACTTATAGCACAGCCTCAGACAGCGCAGACCCAGACAGTCacgatggagttcaggaggagcACACAGGCACGTCTAAGGAGTTCAGTCATCCAGGTGTTCCGGCGCAGGTATCTCAGGAACTACCAGAGGTGGTTGTTGAGGCATTGGCAGGACCATCAGGCATGCAGGAG TGGCTTGGCAGTAATGACTTTGCAGCTGGCTTAGCCTCAGTCGAGAACTTCAGCATAAACGGAAGCCCACCTTTGTCAGAGCATCCACAGGCACTGCAGATG ACAGGACTGTTCAGCGGTGAACCCAACAGCACATCTGCAGGAGGagcagcaagaggaggaggagcgacgtCCCCTTACGCCTCCTTCGGCTCCAAGGTCCACTCTTGCCCTTACTGCTCCTACTCTACTGCCAGAAAGCACCATCTGGATGACCACATAAGAACCCATACTGGCGAGAAACCATTTGCATGCCCACACTGCCCATACAGATGTTCCAAAAATATTAATCTAAAGATCCACATTAGAACACATACAGGGGAAAAGCCTTATGTTTGTCCAAAGTGTCCATTCAGGACGGCACAAAAAGTGAATCTAGTTAGACATGCTTTTACTCATTCAAAgtaa
- the LOC125041574 gene encoding zinc finger and BTB domain-containing protein 7A-like isoform X2 yields the protein MTDGMLSLSWNNHSTTFCHMLSALRHKDRYTDATLACEGKFYPVHKLVLSTCSQYFEEMFDHTLGKHPIVLLQDVKCDELEALLSYMYIGVVSVAQKDLSRLIKVAELLQIKGLAVPDEVQGDKNTHSNCRNARRSPQSRESVDPNDDRASPHPKRRKQDDTRSPSPREHFENHRAHSPRLSSYSKDGEENLDFNTSEDRSRRELYLEQVRGSESETEPLHHREPTANNSVPEEPNILSGVKLREQSATGNPSKDTSEDAIVIKEEVWEDPELSHNNSIDPSVTYSTASDSADPDSHDGVQEEHTGTSKEFSHPGVPAQVSQELPEVVVEALAGPSGMQEWLGSNDFAAGLASVENFSINGSPPLSEHPQALQMAGEESQKGDKGATGAKTGIISSSKFHQCPYCAYDTPRKDHLVMHIRTHTGEKPYSCPYCPSRFVQKGTLSNHIRTHTGEKPFSCPHCSQCFARNSHLWSHVSTRHKGRLSTAT from the exons ATGACGGATGGAATGCTATCTCTGTCATGGAACAACCACAGCACGACTTTCTGCCACATGCTTTCAGCCCTGAGACACAAG GACAGATACACAGATGCAACATTGGCCTGTGAAGGCAAATTCTACCCCGTGCACAAGCTTGTTCTCTCCACCTGCAGTCAGTATTTTGAGGAGATGTTTGACCACACACTTGGAAAGCACCCCATTGTCCTGCTGCAAGATGTTAAATGTGATGAATTAGAGGCACTGCTGAGTTACATGTATATTGGTGTTGTGAGTGTTGCACAGAAGGATCTCTCCCGTTTAATCAAGGTAGCTGAGCTGTTGCAGATTAAAGGTCTAGCTGTGCCAGATGAAGTACAGGGAGACAAGAATACACATTCTAATTGTAGAAATGCCAGACGAAGCCCCCAGTCAAGAGAGTCTGTTGATCCTAACGATGACAGAGCGAGTCCACACccaaagagaaggaaacaagatGACACTCGCTCACCATCGCCCAGGGAACACTTTGAAAACCACAGAGCACATTCACCCAGGTTATCCTCATATTCCAAAGATGGTGAAGAAAATTTAGATTTTAATACATCAGAAGATAGATCTAGAAGAGAGTTGTATCTAGAGCAAGTTAGAGGCAGTGAATCTGAGACAGAGCCCCTCCATCACAGGGAACCTACAGCCAATAATTCCGTGCCTGAAGAGCCAAACATCCTTTCAGGTGTGAAGTTACGAGAACAGTCAGCCACAGGGAATCCCTCAAAG GATACAAGTGAAGATGCTATAGTCATTAAAGAGGAAGTGTGGGAAGATCCCGAACTAAGTCACAACAACTCTATAGACCCAAGTGTCACTTATAGCACAGCCTCAGACAGCGCAGACCCAGACAGTCacgatggagttcaggaggagcACACAGGCACGTCTAAGGAGTTCAGTCATCCAGGTGTTCCGGCGCAGGTATCTCAGGAACTACCAGAGGTGGTTGTTGAGGCATTGGCAGGACCATCAGGCATGCAGGAG TGGCTTGGCAGTAATGACTTTGCAGCTGGCTTAGCCTCAGTCGAGAACTTCAGCATAAACGGAAGCCCACCTTTGTCAGAGCATCCACAGGCACTGCAGATG GCAGGGGAGGAGAGTCAGAAGGGTGATAAGGGAGCCACAGGAGCCAAGACAGGCATCATATCCAGCAGCAAGTTCCACCAGTGCCCCTACTGTGCTTACGACACACCCAGGAAAGACCACCTGGTCATGCACATTCGTACCCACACAGGGGAAAAGCCCTATTCCTGTCCATACTGTCCCTCGCGATTTGTTCAGAAAGGGACTCTCAGTAACCATATCCGCACTCACACCGGGGAAAAGCCCTTCTCATGTCCACACTGCTCCCAGTGCTTTGCGCGGAACAGTCACCTCTGGAGTCACGTGTCAACTCGTCATAAAGGAAGGCTTTCGACTGCTACTTGA